The following are from one region of the Methanospirillum hungatei genome:
- a CDS encoding archease — MSFEEREHTADILMHIRAPDLCGLFTDAGRALMKTMYRGEAKPVQDVIISVSGDTIEHLLHGFLSELLYESEVQNLVFSYFDITISEGEIRAVLKGELFDPKIHGGGTEVKGISWYGLSIKQDQNEYFCDVLFDV; from the coding sequence TGCAGATATCCTGATGCACATCAGGGCACCTGACCTTTGTGGCCTGTTTACAGACGCTGGCCGCGCCCTGATGAAAACAATGTACCGAGGTGAGGCAAAACCTGTGCAGGATGTCATCATCTCAGTATCAGGTGATACAATAGAGCACCTGCTTCATGGATTCCTATCAGAACTGCTCTATGAATCTGAAGTCCAAAACCTTGTCTTCTCATATTTTGATATTACTATCAGTGAGGGTGAGATTAGGGCAGTCCTCAAAGGCGAACTGTTTGATCCAAAGATTCACGGAGGAGGAACTGAAGTGAAAGGAATCTCCTGGTATGGTCTTTCCATAAAGCAGGATCAGAATGAATATTTCTGCGATGTATTGTTTGATGTGTGA
- a CDS encoding RtcB family protein, whose amino-acid sequence MIDGVQRIGEYEWEVPVGFIPGMNVPGRFFLSDMLSKTLEEGALQQLANVATMPGIIHNSLAMPDIHWGYGFPIGGVAAFDYGTGVISPGGVGFDINCGVRLLTTPLQPSDLIKKKEILDNLYDAVPVGVGARSTLRLSEKQLETMMTDGAGFAVAEGYGNQDDLLHCEEQGRMKEADPAHVSKKARSRGVPQSGTLGAGNHFLEIQVVEEIYDEQAAQAYGIEKGQVCMMVHCGSRGLGHQVCTDHLQILEHAVTKYHINLPDKQLACAPLTSPEGKAYFGGMAAAANYAWANRQIITHQIRNVLTSMCGIAYDDIRLVYDVAHNVAKLEEHEIDGKKARVCVHRKGATRAFGPGCPDVPSDYSHVGQPVIIPGSMGSSSYLLKGTDVAMNRTFGSTCHGAGRVLSRSQAKKKIQGKNIRETLGKAGIMVKAPHDGAIAEEAPDAYKPSSEVVSVVHNLGLSRLVARLEPLGVIKG is encoded by the coding sequence ATGATTGACGGAGTACAGCGAATCGGTGAATATGAATGGGAAGTTCCGGTTGGATTTATTCCAGGAATGAATGTTCCGGGCCGGTTCTTTCTCTCTGACATGCTCTCGAAAACCCTTGAAGAGGGAGCGCTGCAGCAACTGGCGAATGTTGCAACCATGCCGGGAATTATTCATAATTCGCTGGCCATGCCTGACATCCATTGGGGATACGGTTTTCCTATCGGAGGAGTTGCAGCATTTGATTATGGAACCGGTGTGATCTCTCCGGGCGGAGTAGGGTTTGATATCAACTGTGGAGTCAGACTTCTTACGACACCTCTGCAGCCCTCTGACCTGATTAAGAAGAAAGAGATACTGGATAACCTGTATGATGCGGTTCCAGTCGGAGTTGGTGCACGATCCACGCTTCGCCTTTCTGAAAAGCAACTCGAGACAATGATGACCGATGGGGCAGGTTTTGCTGTTGCAGAAGGATATGGCAACCAGGATGACCTTCTCCACTGCGAAGAGCAGGGAAGGATGAAAGAAGCAGATCCCGCTCATGTCTCAAAAAAAGCACGCTCACGGGGAGTCCCTCAGAGTGGAACGCTGGGTGCAGGAAATCATTTTCTTGAAATTCAGGTTGTAGAAGAGATCTATGATGAACAGGCTGCCCAGGCATATGGGATAGAAAAAGGACAGGTTTGTATGATGGTTCACTGTGGATCTCGCGGACTTGGTCACCAGGTCTGTACTGACCATCTCCAGATCCTCGAACATGCCGTAACAAAGTACCATATCAACCTCCCGGACAAGCAACTTGCCTGTGCTCCCCTGACATCCCCGGAAGGAAAAGCCTACTTTGGTGGAATGGCCGCTGCAGCAAATTATGCATGGGCAAACCGTCAGATCATCACCCACCAGATAAGAAATGTGCTTACAAGCATGTGCGGAATTGCATATGATGACATCAGGCTGGTCTATGATGTTGCCCATAATGTCGCAAAACTGGAAGAACATGAGATAGATGGAAAGAAGGCCAGAGTTTGTGTTCACCGGAAAGGTGCAACGCGAGCATTTGGTCCTGGCTGTCCCGATGTGCCATCTGATTACTCTCACGTCGGTCAGCCGGTTATCATTCCAGGAAGCATGGGATCCTCCTCATACCTTCTGAAGGGGACAGATGTTGCCATGAACCGGACCTTTGGATCAACCTGTCATGGAGCAGGCAGGGTTCTCTCCCGATCCCAGGCAAAAAAGAAGATCCAAGGAAAAAATATCCGGGAAACGCTCGGAAAAGCGGGCATCATGGTAAAAGCTCCCCATGACGGGGCCATTGCAGAAGAAGCACCAGATGCTTACAAACCATCATCTGAAGTGGTCTCTGTTGTCCACAACCTGGGATTGTCAAGGCTTGTAGCACGACTGGAACCACTTGGAGTTATAAAAGGATAA
- a CDS encoding DUF2111 domain-containing protein — protein MNRYILSDQAEATDWIPICMAIHEMVGKLPVTARSVGKPGIRIEEGIVVDADYSGPILEEVLTSGKLQKVTPTTGQYKGVPVIVAPLKDEEGNTFAAVGLVDITGIFDLATLMEHQSTIIKQVCGKDPCPLPTEQIRAKR, from the coding sequence ATGAACCGTTATATCTTATCTGATCAGGCTGAAGCAACGGATTGGATACCTATCTGTATGGCTATTCATGAAATGGTAGGAAAATTACCAGTGACAGCGCGGTCTGTAGGTAAACCGGGGATTCGGATTGAAGAAGGCATAGTGGTTGACGCCGATTATTCAGGTCCCATTCTTGAAGAAGTATTAACGTCCGGAAAACTTCAGAAAGTCACACCAACGACCGGACAGTACAAAGGGGTTCCGGTAATAGTCGCTCCTTTAAAAGATGAGGAGGGAAATACCTTCGCAGCAGTCGGTCTTGTGGACATTACCGGAATTTTCGACCTGGCAACTCTGATGGAACACCAGTCAACTATAATTAAACAGGTATGTGGGAAAGATCCCTGTCCCCTTCCGACAGAGCAGATCAGGGCAAAGCGGTGA
- a CDS encoding biotin--[acetyl-CoA-carboxylase] ligase: MYTQAFKVLEILEKSDEPVETSEIAQALSLSKSAVWKHINELRQLGYDITASEEEGYVLHDKNQDYRPHIIYKHLKTKLIGRRMRFFESIPSTIWYGKDLAEQGGIDEMNGMVIIAEEQTGGIGRMGRAWVSPTGGIWVTIILQPQIPIDHLFMLTLAASVSVARVLRKMYDIGALIKWPNDIIIGDKKVAGILLELGAEGQKVEYCLVGIGIDANVNLESLNQTIRSTITSISQEVNQDVDRAVLLAAILKEFENRYEMISQGEYDAVIREWKNFSSTIGRRVRIVTLRSHFEGEAIDIDPNGALVVKKDNGKIERVIAGDCIHI, translated from the coding sequence ATGTATACGCAGGCGTTCAAAGTCCTTGAAATTCTTGAAAAGTCAGATGAGCCGGTTGAAACCAGTGAGATAGCACAGGCACTCTCTCTCTCAAAATCAGCAGTATGGAAACATATCAATGAGCTCCGCCAGCTCGGGTATGACATCACCGCTTCAGAAGAAGAGGGATATGTCCTCCATGATAAAAACCAGGATTATCGTCCCCATATTATCTACAAACACCTGAAAACAAAACTCATCGGCAGGAGGATGCGGTTTTTTGAAAGCATCCCGTCAACCATCTGGTACGGCAAGGATCTTGCAGAGCAGGGGGGAATCGATGAGATGAACGGAATGGTCATCATCGCTGAGGAACAGACCGGCGGTATCGGAAGGATGGGGAGGGCCTGGGTTTCACCGACTGGTGGTATCTGGGTCACCATCATCCTCCAGCCACAGATCCCAATTGATCACCTCTTTATGCTGACCCTTGCTGCATCGGTATCAGTTGCACGGGTTTTACGCAAGATGTATGATATTGGTGCCCTTATCAAATGGCCGAATGATATCATCATCGGTGACAAGAAAGTAGCAGGGATTCTTCTTGAACTTGGCGCAGAAGGTCAAAAGGTAGAATACTGCCTGGTAGGTATCGGCATTGATGCAAACGTGAATCTTGAGTCCCTAAATCAGACCATCCGTAGCACCATTACCTCGATCAGCCAGGAAGTAAACCAGGATGTGGACCGCGCTGTTCTTCTTGCCGCAATACTAAAAGAGTTCGAGAACAGATACGAGATGATCTCACAAGGAGAATATGATGCGGTCATCAGGGAATGGAAGAATTTTTCCTCAACCATTGGACGAAGGGTTCGGATCGTAACACTTCGATCCCACTTTGAAGGGGAAGCAATTGATATCGATCCAAATGGAGCACTCGTTGTAAAGAAAGATAACGGCAAGATAGAACGAGTCATTGCCGGCGACTGTATTCACATATAA
- a CDS encoding biotin transporter BioY, giving the protein MTGDYHRSLIITHTTLFIAMTTVFSWISIPFIPVPITLQTLGVLLTGTIMKRYAGIPMALYLLLGAIGLPVFHNGAAGLGVLIGPTGGYLIGFIPAAIMVGLCYEQESEKIHVAGLASGILIIYLFGLSWLILSVPMGIIPAITAGMLPFIPGDIIKSTAAFLITKRIQPYTTRLTTR; this is encoded by the coding sequence ATGACTGGCGACTATCACCGATCTCTCATCATCACCCACACCACCCTTTTCATCGCGATGACCACAGTTTTTTCCTGGATATCAATCCCATTCATCCCGGTACCAATCACCCTGCAGACACTGGGTGTTCTTCTGACAGGAACGATCATGAAGCGATATGCCGGAATTCCGATGGCATTATACCTGCTTCTTGGAGCTATCGGGCTTCCGGTATTTCACAACGGTGCAGCGGGGCTCGGAGTTCTGATCGGTCCAACCGGAGGATACCTCATTGGATTTATTCCGGCTGCAATTATGGTTGGATTATGCTATGAACAGGAATCAGAAAAAATCCATGTTGCAGGGCTTGCCAGCGGCATTCTCATTATTTACCTGTTTGGCTTATCATGGCTGATACTGTCCGTTCCAATGGGTATTATCCCGGCCATTACCGCAGGGATGCTCCCATTTATTCCCGGAGACATCATCAAGTCTACCGCAGCATTTCTCATAACCAAAAGAATCCAGCCATATACAACCAGGCTTACAACCCGATGA
- a CDS encoding ABC transporter ATP-binding protein, protein MIEIHAVRSGILNISSCAIKPGVCGITGPNGSGKTTFLKLLAGIFPPGTGTIHIDGKNPADCVIGWVGEYPDRNILFTRVFDELASHLRFSKKNCTDIEKIVCVCARNLGISHLLDRAVHGLSGGELVLIACGAAMIAQPDLLILDETDSHLDDEFCSHLDNIIQKSGIRYVLFSSHRPEHLAHADKIITLENGEMQDHTSSQNTGNQGGHCHLNDPGFWKTVIAETSGRDTL, encoded by the coding sequence ATGATCGAGATTCATGCAGTAAGATCTGGAATCCTTAACATCTCTTCCTGTGCCATAAAACCAGGTGTTTGTGGAATAACCGGTCCGAATGGTTCGGGAAAAACCACATTTTTAAAACTTCTCGCAGGAATTTTTCCCCCAGGGACTGGAACAATCCACATTGACGGAAAAAACCCTGCAGATTGTGTTATCGGGTGGGTGGGGGAATATCCGGATAGAAACATTCTTTTCACACGGGTTTTTGATGAGTTGGCAAGTCATCTAAGATTTTCTAAAAAAAACTGCACAGATATAGAAAAGATCGTCTGTGTATGTGCAAGAAACCTTGGAATATCTCATCTCCTTGATCGGGCAGTTCATGGACTATCTGGTGGTGAACTGGTTCTTATTGCATGTGGAGCAGCAATGATTGCACAACCTGATCTCCTCATTCTTGATGAGACAGACTCACATCTTGATGATGAGTTCTGTAGTCATCTGGACAATATCATACAAAAGTCAGGGATCAGGTATGTTCTCTTTTCATCCCACAGACCCGAGCACCTGGCTCATGCAGACAAGATAATTACCTTGGAAAATGGCGAGATGCAGGATCATACATCCTCACAAAACACGGGTAACCAGGGAGGACATTGTCACCTGAATGATCCAGGATTTTGGAAAACGGTGATTGCTGAAACATCTGGCAGGGATACCTTGTGA
- a CDS encoding ATP-binding cassette domain-containing protein, with the protein MSSPGISLEGIVRKNGSFTLQADGTFQPGIHLLTGRVGSGKTTLGEILAGIEKPDQGVIRWEGTRRVMLLQDTSYHVSTITVQEEAASWCHDTRMIIARAGLIGKENADIFALSRGELRRLELAAILTGGYDLIILDEPYAGLDGEAREWVSQLIEDHSSQVVILISHDITHLPSIDILWELDNGVLTKVGSMPEGLTRWKRAPPLIRYLLNHGICPAGLSRQDLEEAVCRIQE; encoded by the coding sequence GTGAGTTCTCCTGGGATTAGCCTTGAAGGAATCGTCCGCAAAAATGGTTCATTTACCCTGCAGGCTGATGGCACATTTCAACCAGGTATACATCTTCTCACCGGCCGGGTCGGATCAGGAAAGACAACACTTGGTGAGATACTTGCCGGAATTGAGAAACCAGACCAGGGAGTCATCAGGTGGGAAGGGACACGGAGAGTCATGCTCCTGCAGGACACAAGTTACCATGTCAGTACTATAACCGTACAGGAAGAAGCCGCAAGCTGGTGCCATGACACCCGGATGATCATCGCACGAGCCGGACTAATCGGTAAAGAGAATGCCGATATTTTTGCACTTTCGCGAGGTGAACTTAGAAGACTTGAACTTGCCGCAATTCTCACCGGCGGATATGATCTTATCATTCTTGACGAACCCTATGCAGGGTTAGATGGAGAGGCCAGAGAATGGGTGAGCCAGCTTATTGAGGATCATTCCAGCCAGGTAGTCATTCTCATCAGTCATGACATAACTCATCTCCCATCGATTGACATACTCTGGGAGCTGGACAATGGTGTACTAACCAAGGTAGGCTCAATGCCTGAAGGATTAACCAGGTGGAAGAGAGCACCTCCACTTATCAGGTACTTACTCAACCATGGGATATGTCCCGCTGGTCTTTCAAGGCAGGATCTTGAGGAGGCGGTATGCAGGATCCAAGAATAA
- a CDS encoding pyruvate/oxaloacetate carboxyltransferase, producing the protein MSSDRIKRLCITDTTLRDAHQSLIATRMRTEDMIPLTRSIDKAGFFSVEAWGGATFDSCIRFLNEDPWERLRKLKAELNHTPIQMLLRGQNLVGYRHYSDDVVDRFVDLSHKNGVDIFRVFDALNDIRNMERPMTRVKETGAHLQGTISYTTSPVHSVKGFVDLARELYARDCDSICIKDMAGLIMPGIAKELITGIKDEMDVLVDLHSHCTSGIAPMSYDAAIDAGVDILDTAMSPFALGTSQPPTESIVASVQGTSRDTGIDLLQLRQIRNECLKIRNKYEGLFTPVAERVDSDVLIYQLPGGMITNLVSQLQDQDALDKMEAVFDEIPRVREDLGYPPLVTPTSQIVGTQAVFNVLTGGRYKTISNEVKDYVKGLYGKSPGPISDEIRTLIIGNEEVIAVRPADLLAPMYEKMKAEATEAGLIRQEEDVLTYILYPAIAPSFLKGERKPEPIPSAVQKKDSNLSLPSSMQVEVDGETFTVRILAIGDQLVEGKQKASEPPKSDIPGGVKSNMQGMVLQIRVGRGDQVTAGETLIVLEAMKMENPITSPRDGVVKEIFVDAGDTVLAGDVLLVVE; encoded by the coding sequence ATGAGTTCTGACCGAATAAAACGGCTTTGCATAACAGATACAACACTTCGGGATGCGCACCAGTCACTTATCGCAACTAGAATGCGAACTGAGGACATGATCCCGCTGACCCGCTCTATAGATAAGGCCGGTTTCTTCTCGGTTGAGGCATGGGGTGGGGCCACCTTTGACAGTTGTATCAGGTTTCTCAATGAGGATCCATGGGAACGACTTCGGAAACTCAAGGCAGAACTGAATCACACTCCCATTCAGATGCTCCTGCGGGGCCAGAATCTGGTCGGGTACCGCCACTATTCTGATGATGTGGTTGATCGGTTTGTTGACCTCTCGCATAAAAATGGGGTTGACATATTCCGGGTGTTTGATGCCCTGAATGATATCAGAAATATGGAGCGTCCGATGACCAGGGTTAAAGAGACCGGCGCTCACCTTCAGGGAACGATATCGTACACAACAAGTCCGGTCCACTCGGTCAAGGGTTTTGTAGATCTCGCGCGGGAACTATATGCCCGTGATTGTGACTCAATCTGCATTAAGGACATGGCTGGACTTATCATGCCGGGTATTGCAAAAGAACTCATCACCGGTATAAAAGACGAGATGGATGTCCTGGTTGATCTGCATAGTCATTGCACCAGTGGCATAGCACCAATGTCATATGATGCTGCCATCGATGCAGGAGTGGATATTCTCGATACCGCCATGTCACCGTTTGCGCTCGGGACAAGCCAGCCACCCACTGAGAGCATTGTAGCTTCAGTACAGGGAACATCGCGAGATACTGGGATAGATCTTCTCCAACTCCGGCAGATCAGAAATGAATGTCTGAAGATCCGCAATAAATACGAGGGTCTGTTTACTCCGGTTGCTGAACGGGTTGATAGTGATGTACTTATTTACCAGCTGCCGGGCGGAATGATTACGAACCTTGTCTCTCAGCTCCAGGATCAGGATGCACTTGACAAGATGGAAGCCGTTTTTGATGAAATCCCCCGGGTTAGAGAAGATCTTGGGTATCCACCGCTTGTCACCCCGACATCACAGATTGTGGGAACCCAGGCAGTATTTAACGTCCTGACCGGTGGGAGGTACAAGACCATCTCAAACGAAGTCAAGGATTATGTAAAAGGGCTGTATGGTAAGTCACCCGGGCCCATCTCTGATGAAATCCGGACGCTGATCATCGGTAACGAAGAGGTTATCGCAGTGCGGCCGGCAGACCTTCTGGCACCCATGTATGAAAAGATGAAGGCTGAAGCAACAGAAGCAGGCCTCATCAGGCAGGAAGAAGACGTACTCACCTACATCCTCTATCCGGCCATTGCCCCGTCATTCCTGAAGGGAGAACGAAAACCAGAACCCATTCCATCAGCAGTTCAGAAAAAGGATTCAAATCTTTCCCTGCCATCTTCCATGCAGGTTGAGGTAGACGGCGAGACATTTACAGTCCGGATCCTTGCTATCGGGGATCAGTTGGTTGAAGGAAAACAAAAGGCATCAGAACCACCAAAGTCCGATATTCCCGGGGGAGTCAAGAGCAATATGCAGGGCATGGTTCTTCAGATCCGGGTTGGACGTGGGGATCAGGTGACTGCCGGAGAAACCCTCATTGTTCTTGAGGCCATGAAGATGGAAAATCCGATCACAAGCCCCCGTGATGGAGTAGTAAAAGAGATCTTTGTCGATGCCGGAGACACCGTGCTAGCTGGTGATGTGCTCCTGGTGGTTGAATGA
- a CDS encoding acetyl-CoA carboxylase biotin carboxylase subunit: MKYFEKILIANRGEISIRVMRACRELGIDTVAIYSEADKDSLFVHYADEAFPVGPAPPSKSYLNKERIVEVAKKAGAEAIHPGYGFLAENAEFARLCTEEGITFIGPKSKTISAMGSKIQSKQTMKNAGVPVLPGTEGGIDDLDTAAKIANSIGYPVIVKASAGGGGIGMQIVHDPSEIESAIDGAMRIAESAFGDRTVFIEKYLQKPRHVEVQVFCDEHKNRVHMFERECSIQRRHQKLIEEAPCPVMTPELREKMTDSALRVAEAVNYVNAGTVEFLYDNGNYYFMEMNTRLQVEHTITELVTGIDIVKEQIIVASGDPIEYGQEDITLRGHAIECRINAEDPLNNFAADPGKITRYRSPGGPGIRLDSGIHAGYTIPPFYDSMIAKLCAWGMSREYAISRMRRAIYEYVILGVKTTLPLHHAVIHNPEFIAGNTHTHFLQEEHINKTLKRYIQEEETRMTQLSTPLRSDKKVAAIAAGLVAVIEKNRQA, from the coding sequence ATGAAATATTTCGAAAAGATACTGATTGCAAACCGTGGAGAGATCTCGATCCGGGTCATGCGGGCATGTCGAGAACTGGGAATCGACACCGTTGCGATTTATTCAGAAGCAGACAAGGACTCGCTCTTTGTTCATTACGCAGATGAAGCGTTCCCGGTTGGTCCTGCCCCGCCATCGAAATCATACCTGAACAAGGAACGAATTGTCGAAGTTGCTAAAAAGGCCGGTGCTGAAGCTATCCATCCAGGATATGGATTTCTTGCAGAGAATGCCGAGTTTGCAAGACTGTGTACTGAAGAAGGAATTACCTTCATCGGTCCCAAATCAAAGACCATCTCGGCAATGGGCTCAAAGATCCAGTCCAAACAGACGATGAAAAATGCCGGTGTTCCGGTTCTTCCAGGCACTGAAGGAGGGATCGATGATCTAGACACGGCAGCAAAGATAGCAAATTCAATAGGGTATCCAGTTATTGTAAAGGCCAGTGCCGGAGGGGGAGGTATCGGGATGCAGATAGTCCATGATCCCTCAGAGATCGAGTCTGCAATAGACGGGGCAATGCGAATTGCAGAATCTGCTTTTGGTGATCGGACAGTCTTCATCGAGAAGTATTTGCAGAAACCACGTCATGTCGAAGTGCAGGTGTTTTGTGATGAACACAAGAACCGCGTTCACATGTTTGAGCGAGAATGCTCGATACAGAGAAGACATCAGAAACTCATCGAAGAAGCGCCCTGTCCGGTCATGACCCCTGAACTGCGGGAGAAAATGACAGACTCAGCATTGAGAGTTGCAGAAGCTGTCAATTATGTCAATGCAGGTACGGTGGAGTTCCTCTATGATAATGGGAATTATTACTTCATGGAGATGAACACCCGGCTCCAGGTTGAACACACCATCACCGAACTGGTCACTGGTATCGACATTGTAAAAGAGCAGATCATTGTTGCATCAGGAGATCCCATCGAATACGGACAGGAAGACATTACTCTTCGAGGACATGCGATAGAATGTCGAATCAATGCAGAAGATCCTCTGAATAATTTCGCAGCTGATCCTGGAAAGATCACCAGGTACCGATCACCAGGCGGTCCAGGGATCAGACTTGACTCAGGCATTCATGCCGGGTATACTATTCCACCATTCTATGACTCAATGATTGCCAAACTGTGTGCGTGGGGTATGAGCAGGGAATATGCAATATCACGAATGCGCCGGGCGATATACGAATATGTTATACTTGGTGTCAAGACAACCCTGCCCCTGCACCACGCCGTCATCCATAATCCTGAATTCATAGCGGGAAACACTCATACACACTTCCTCCAGGAAGAACATATCAATAAGACCCTGAAGCGGTACATCCAGGAAGAAGAGACCAGAATGACCCAGCTGTCTACTCCTCTTCGGAGTGATAAAAAAGTAGCAGCCATCGCTGCCGGGCTTGTTGCTGTCATTGAAAAAAACCGGCAGGCATGA
- a CDS encoding pyridoxamine 5'-phosphate oxidase family protein, whose protein sequence is MRRKDKEITEIERITQILNTALFCHVAMSDDETPYCVPMCFVHHNGTILLHSACEGKKIEILSKNPRVCITIEQGCELISSKNPCDYGMAYESVMIEGVSTLLTGQRKSEALGIIASKYASTSGGLYPEESIAHIAVIEVSIKRCSGRRSGPVPS, encoded by the coding sequence ATGCGTCGGAAAGACAAGGAAATAACAGAAATAGAGAGGATTACTCAAATCCTCAATACAGCACTCTTCTGCCACGTCGCGATGAGTGATGATGAAACTCCATATTGCGTTCCGATGTGCTTTGTGCATCATAATGGAACAATCCTTCTGCATTCTGCATGTGAAGGAAAAAAGATCGAAATTTTGTCTAAGAATCCTCGTGTTTGTATCACAATTGAACAGGGATGTGAACTTATCTCCAGTAAGAATCCCTGTGATTATGGAATGGCATATGAGAGTGTAATGATCGAAGGTGTGAGCACGCTTCTTACCGGACAAAGAAAATCAGAAGCTCTTGGGATCATTGCATCAAAATATGCCAGTACTTCTGGTGGCCTGTATCCTGAAGAGAGTATTGCACATATTGCAGTTATTGAAGTGTCTATCAAGAGATGTTCTGGTCGAAGGTCAGGACCTGTCCCCTCCTGA